In Spirosoma aureum, a single genomic region encodes these proteins:
- a CDS encoding PQQ-dependent sugar dehydrogenase yields the protein MKTTGLILTAAAMAVLSACSQKKESDQSGTEVATADTTLDLPAPFATKSALHFSNVVGWPTGKTPQAPAGFTVTEYARDLASPRWIYVAPDGDIFVAESNTERKGVKQAVKGVVTGQNKSERTEASANRITLLRDSNKDGKPEIRETFLAGLNQPFGMLVLGNRFYVANTDGLMQYPYQAGQTKMTAPGKKILSLPAGGYNNHWTRNLLASPDGKKIYVSVGSGSNVGEHGPENEIRRANILEINPDGSGERIYASGLRNPVGMDWEPGKNILYTAVNERDELGDDLVPDYLTSVKEGAFYGWPYSYYGQNEDPRRKGERPDLVKKATVPDVPLGAHTASLGLAFYDQKAFSAKYHNGAFIGQHGSWNRSAFSGYKVVFVPFTDGKPGKPEDFLTGFIADGTDKDVYGRPVGVTVLPDGSLLVADDAAGRIWRVAASK from the coding sequence ATGAAAACGACTGGACTTATTCTGACAGCGGCCGCAATGGCCGTCTTATCGGCTTGTAGCCAAAAAAAAGAGAGCGATCAATCGGGCACTGAAGTAGCCACCGCCGATACAACACTTGATCTACCTGCTCCATTCGCAACAAAATCAGCACTGCATTTTAGCAATGTGGTTGGCTGGCCAACTGGCAAAACACCACAGGCGCCAGCAGGCTTTACGGTAACTGAGTATGCCCGTGACCTGGCTAGTCCAAGGTGGATTTACGTAGCACCTGACGGCGATATTTTCGTTGCTGAGTCGAATACCGAACGAAAAGGTGTTAAGCAGGCGGTAAAGGGTGTTGTGACTGGACAGAACAAATCTGAGCGAACAGAAGCGAGTGCCAACCGGATTACACTCCTGCGCGATTCGAATAAAGATGGCAAGCCCGAGATTCGGGAGACCTTTCTGGCCGGGCTTAATCAACCGTTTGGTATGCTTGTTTTAGGCAACCGTTTTTATGTAGCCAATACCGATGGATTAATGCAGTATCCATATCAGGCAGGGCAGACTAAAATGACCGCACCGGGCAAGAAGATACTAAGCTTACCCGCTGGTGGCTACAACAATCACTGGACACGTAATCTGCTGGCAAGTCCCGATGGAAAGAAAATATATGTCTCAGTCGGATCAGGGAGCAACGTAGGTGAGCATGGTCCTGAAAATGAGATTCGTCGTGCTAATATTCTGGAAATCAATCCCGATGGTTCCGGCGAACGGATATATGCCAGCGGTTTGCGTAATCCGGTCGGTATGGACTGGGAGCCAGGGAAAAATATATTGTATACCGCTGTTAATGAACGTGACGAACTAGGCGATGACCTTGTGCCTGATTACCTGACCAGTGTTAAGGAGGGTGCTTTCTACGGGTGGCCTTATTCGTACTATGGCCAAAATGAAGATCCGCGCCGGAAAGGAGAACGACCCGATCTGGTGAAAAAAGCCACTGTTCCTGATGTGCCATTGGGTGCACATACGGCTTCGCTTGGTCTGGCTTTTTACGACCAGAAGGCATTTTCAGCCAAGTACCATAACGGTGCTTTTATTGGCCAGCACGGCTCCTGGAATCGCTCTGCCTTTTCGGGATATAAGGTTGTATTCGTACCCTTTACCGATGGGAAACCCGGCAAACCTGAAGATTTTCTGACGGGCTTTATTGCAGACGGAACGGATAAAGATGTCTATGGTCGGCCGGTGGGCGTAACGGTATTGCCCGACGGATCATTACTGGTAGCCGATGATGCTGCCGGACGAATCTGGCGGGTAGCGGCTAGTAAATAG
- a CDS encoding RNA polymerase sigma factor yields the protein MFFKKSSSFAEHDLISVIQACRASDPRAQRTLFKQFFGYAKSICLRYTSSREEAEDVLNEGFLKVFQHLDRFDETQPFKAWLRTILVNTAISHYRRNHQLEQHTNLESGEQVALDEDVVDQIAAEEILALVQQLTPTYRTVFMMHVVDGYSLHEIAGILSHNEATVRSNYARARQKLQQMIRQAYPFHAKTSPSAPIPYHEN from the coding sequence TTGTTTTTCAAAAAATCGTCCTCGTTTGCCGAACATGACCTAATCAGTGTCATTCAGGCTTGCCGTGCCAGCGATCCCCGGGCGCAGCGAACGCTATTTAAGCAGTTTTTTGGGTATGCCAAGAGTATATGTCTACGCTACACCTCTAGCCGCGAAGAGGCTGAAGATGTGCTGAATGAGGGATTTCTAAAGGTTTTTCAGCATTTAGACAGATTCGACGAAACACAGCCATTTAAGGCATGGCTTCGAACGATTCTGGTCAACACGGCTATTAGCCATTATCGGCGTAATCATCAACTGGAACAACACACCAATCTGGAATCAGGCGAACAGGTAGCTCTCGATGAGGATGTTGTTGATCAGATTGCCGCCGAAGAAATTCTTGCCCTGGTCCAGCAGCTAACACCTACCTACCGAACGGTGTTTATGATGCACGTTGTTGATGGTTATAGCCTCCACGAGATTGCAGGCATACTCTCGCACAACGAAGCCACAGTACGTTCTAATTATGCACGCGCTCGCCAGAAACTCCAGCAAATGATCCGGCAGGCATATCCTTTCCACGCTAAGACCAGCCCCTCGGCTCCAATACCATATCATGAAAACTGA
- a CDS encoding SGNH/GDSL hydrolase family protein — MKILIIGDRHVGGYGLTAGQISFVGHFIRQISETGRAVSVEAYVHSTLSGVHSTLSQLPLERYDLIVVQGGQGCLDHPAGLGALLVRNTDNLPDMSGDVILPDWLQPIRKTEPSGLLNQLSKMGKLLLVKGLVAIGQLPRLHTVRHELTKLLTLLRPHRHKVIVLSPFPHREPIYQWLRQQGKSLFMRSEVRQSFSVFDSDAVVQPREEYFQTNKPGYLNAIGHELVGRALFDFYLAAPTIVAIHSIRRS, encoded by the coding sequence ATGAAGATATTGATAATTGGCGACCGGCATGTTGGTGGTTACGGCCTGACAGCCGGACAAATTAGTTTTGTTGGCCATTTTATTCGGCAAATTAGCGAGACGGGCAGAGCCGTTTCGGTGGAGGCTTATGTACATTCAACGTTATCCGGTGTTCATTCAACACTCTCACAACTACCCCTCGAACGATATGATCTGATTGTCGTACAGGGAGGTCAGGGCTGCCTGGATCATCCGGCTGGTTTGGGGGCTTTACTTGTGCGTAACACCGATAATTTGCCAGATATGTCTGGTGATGTGATTCTGCCCGATTGGTTGCAACCAATACGGAAAACCGAGCCCTCGGGACTATTGAACCAACTGTCGAAAATGGGGAAACTCCTGCTGGTAAAAGGCCTGGTTGCCATTGGCCAGCTTCCTCGCCTGCATACGGTTCGGCATGAATTGACGAAATTGTTAACCCTTTTGAGACCCCATCGGCATAAAGTGATAGTACTTAGTCCGTTTCCTCATCGTGAGCCGATTTATCAGTGGTTACGCCAGCAGGGTAAATCCTTGTTTATGCGGTCGGAGGTTCGCCAATCGTTCAGTGTTTTCGATTCCGATGCTGTCGTTCAACCGCGCGAAGAGTATTTTCAAACGAACAAGCCGGGCTATCTGAATGCGATTGGGCATGAACTGGTAGGCCGTGCCTTGTTTGATTTTTATCTGGCAGCACCAACCATTGTCGCCATTCACTCCATCCGGCGGAGTTGA